The Agromyces hippuratus genome has a window encoding:
- a CDS encoding LacI family DNA-binding transcriptional regulator, with product MPEGQRKSKQPTIREVAAHAGVSPMTVSRTLSGGVYVRPDVQERVLRAVRELGYHRNEIARSLRPGQSSGLIGVAITNLGNPYYGNFALGVEEVAARHGRRIILGNTGEDPARERQLVSDFIGRQVEGLVLVPSGRSGEHLSSDELGGVPLVLASRSLDGLDADTVLLDDVGGAAGGTRALLDAGHTRIAFLGNARSVFTGERRFEGFVRALAERGLVPDDALVERDQQDVAAAETATRRLLDLDHPPTAIFSANNRNSIGVLHEVARRLRSGAALEAMPALASFDAFELAGLMPVPVTIVDHDPRELGREAARLLLARLGPEPSVEPSRRVEMPVRVVTAT from the coding sequence ATGCCGGAGGGGCAGCGGAAGAGCAAGCAACCGACCATCCGCGAGGTTGCCGCGCACGCCGGTGTGAGCCCGATGACCGTGTCGCGGACGCTGTCCGGTGGGGTGTACGTGCGGCCGGATGTCCAGGAGAGAGTGCTTCGCGCGGTTCGCGAGCTCGGCTATCACCGCAACGAGATCGCCCGAAGTCTTCGCCCGGGTCAGAGCAGCGGCTTGATCGGTGTGGCGATCACGAACCTCGGCAACCCGTACTACGGGAACTTCGCGCTCGGAGTCGAAGAGGTCGCAGCCCGACACGGGCGCCGCATCATCCTGGGCAACACGGGGGAGGATCCAGCACGTGAACGCCAACTCGTGTCGGACTTCATCGGCCGGCAGGTGGAGGGCCTCGTCCTCGTGCCGTCGGGGAGGAGCGGCGAGCACCTGAGTTCCGACGAGCTCGGCGGCGTACCGCTGGTTCTGGCCTCCCGCAGTCTTGACGGGCTGGATGCGGACACCGTGCTCCTCGACGATGTCGGTGGCGCAGCAGGAGGCACGAGAGCGCTGTTGGACGCCGGCCACACGCGCATCGCGTTCCTCGGCAACGCCCGATCGGTGTTCACCGGCGAGCGGCGATTCGAAGGATTCGTTCGGGCGCTCGCCGAGCGCGGTCTCGTACCCGACGATGCGCTCGTCGAACGCGATCAGCAGGACGTCGCCGCGGCTGAGACGGCGACTCGTCGACTGCTCGATCTCGATCATCCGCCGACCGCGATCTTCAGTGCCAACAACCGGAACTCCATCGGAGTCCTCCATGAAGTCGCTCGACGGTTGAGATCCGGTGCGGCTTTGGAAGCGATGCCGGCTCTCGCGAGCTTCGATGCGTTCGAGCTCGCCGGACTGATGCCCGTGCCCGTGACCATCGTCGACCACGATCCTCGCGAGCTGGGGCGGGAAGCAGCGCGACTCCTGCTCGCACGGCTCGGCCCTGAGCCCAGCGTGGAGCCGTCGCGGCGGGTGGAAATGCCCGTCCGGGTCGTCACGGCGACGTAG
- a CDS encoding SOS response-associated peptidase, producing the protein MCGRFANDAKIDELIQEFVAEGGDYRDWRPQFSIAPTEVVPIVRERKNSETGEVRRSVDPAVWNFRPSFMKESKRPQFNTRIETVATNGLWKGAFASSRCLVPMRGYYEWTGEPGSKQAWFLHGDEPLLAAAGIYTARKVGEEWEVSTSIITREARDASGEVHDRMPVFLARDAWNDYLAPVKLDDDGKAEMLALMTAESERVAASISNYEVDRRVNNSRAVDPADPTLIEPLG; encoded by the coding sequence ATGTGCGGACGATTCGCGAACGACGCCAAGATCGACGAGCTGATCCAGGAGTTCGTCGCCGAGGGCGGCGACTACCGCGACTGGCGACCCCAGTTCTCCATCGCGCCGACCGAGGTCGTGCCCATCGTGCGCGAGCGCAAGAACAGCGAGACCGGCGAGGTGCGGCGTTCGGTCGACCCGGCGGTCTGGAACTTCCGGCCCTCGTTCATGAAGGAGTCGAAGCGCCCGCAGTTCAACACGCGCATCGAGACCGTCGCCACCAACGGGTTGTGGAAGGGCGCGTTCGCCTCATCGCGCTGCCTCGTGCCGATGCGGGGCTACTACGAGTGGACCGGCGAGCCCGGCAGCAAGCAGGCCTGGTTCCTGCACGGCGACGAGCCGCTGCTCGCCGCGGCCGGCATCTACACGGCGCGCAAGGTCGGCGAGGAGTGGGAGGTCTCGACGTCGATCATCACGCGCGAGGCTCGGGATGCCTCGGGCGAGGTGCACGATCGCATGCCCGTCTTCCTCGCCCGCGACGCATGGAACGACTACCTCGCGCCGGTGAAGCTCGACGACGACGGCAAGGCCGAGATGCTCGCGCTCATGACCGCCGAGTCCGAACGCGTCGCCGCGTCGATCTCGAACTACGAGGTCGACCGCCGGGTCAACAACTCACGCGCCGTCGACCCGGCCGACCCGACGCTGATCGAGCCGCTCGGCTGA
- a CDS encoding SHOCT domain-containing protein: MYFLNSIWDWFWFCFWVFAYVAYLFVLVYVLIDIFRDHKLNGWLKAVWVIFLVFVPFVTALVYLIARGKGMAERSARKQVEYEEYSEDEIRKMSFANPAEEIAKAQSLREQGLITDGEFEALKNKALGGKY, from the coding sequence ATGTACTTCCTCAACAGCATCTGGGACTGGTTCTGGTTCTGCTTCTGGGTGTTCGCCTACGTCGCCTACCTGTTCGTGCTCGTCTACGTGCTGATCGACATCTTCCGCGACCACAAGCTCAACGGCTGGTTGAAGGCCGTGTGGGTGATCTTCCTCGTCTTCGTGCCGTTCGTGACGGCATTGGTCTACCTGATCGCGCGGGGCAAGGGCATGGCCGAGCGCTCGGCTCGCAAGCAGGTGGAGTACGAGGAGTACTCGGAGGACGAGATCCGGAAGATGTCGTTCGCTAACCCCGCAGAGGAGATCGCGAAGGCGCAGTCGCTGCGCGAGCAGGGGCTCATCACCGACGGCGAGTTCGAGGCGCTGAAGAACAAGGCCCTCGGCGGCAAGTACTGA
- a CDS encoding DUF2306 domain-containing protein → MSTGTRTPASASASASDSPRAPGGGTPPPRVGGSIATRAAWTWVLLSSLAIAVYAVVPYLTASLAALSEDGAGLAANYDRQPGFVQLAFSAHIVAGGVALVVGPLQFWRGLRTRHPRVHRWTGRGYLVAVLVAGVAGLVMAPFNSAGLVGFFGFGALAVLWLATGWRAYRSIRAGDVASHRAWMMRNFALTYAAVTLRLWIGLLLGVQALPGGEFDFEAAFENAYAAVPFLCWIPNLIVAEWLIRRRGLPSYALPAAPRQPATTV, encoded by the coding sequence ATGAGCACCGGAACCAGGACCCCAGCATCCGCATCCGCATCCGCATCCGACTCGCCGCGAGCGCCGGGAGGAGGGACGCCGCCGCCCCGCGTCGGCGGCTCGATCGCGACGCGGGCCGCATGGACGTGGGTGCTGCTGTCGTCGCTCGCGATCGCCGTCTACGCCGTCGTGCCCTATCTCACCGCCTCGCTGGCGGCGCTCTCCGAGGACGGCGCAGGCCTCGCCGCCAACTACGACCGTCAGCCCGGGTTCGTGCAGCTCGCGTTCTCCGCGCACATCGTCGCGGGCGGGGTCGCCCTCGTCGTCGGCCCGCTGCAGTTCTGGCGCGGTCTGCGCACGCGGCACCCGCGTGTGCATCGATGGACCGGGCGCGGCTACCTCGTCGCCGTGCTGGTCGCCGGCGTCGCCGGGCTCGTCATGGCGCCCTTCAACTCGGCCGGCCTCGTGGGGTTCTTCGGGTTCGGCGCGCTCGCGGTGCTCTGGCTCGCGACCGGCTGGCGCGCCTACCGCTCGATCAGGGCGGGGGATGTCGCGAGCCACCGCGCTTGGATGATGCGCAACTTCGCCCTGACCTACGCGGCGGTCACGCTGCGACTCTGGATCGGCTTGCTGCTCGGCGTGCAGGCGCTGCCCGGGGGCGAGTTCGACTTCGAGGCCGCGTTCGAGAACGCGTATGCGGCCGTGCCCTTCCTCTGCTGGATCCCGAACCTGATCGTGGCCGAGTGGCTCATCCGCCGGCGCGGGCTGCCGTCGTATGCACTGCCGGCGGCGCCGCGGCAGCCAGCCACGACGGTGTGA
- a CDS encoding DUF2252 domain-containing protein, whose protein sequence is MKARHEASDATGTAGGPATPPPPDPTDFAARAEWGRVARRRSPRADHADWAPAADRPDPVALLEEQATNRVAELIPIRHARMMVSPFTFYRGAALIMAADLAKTADSGITAQICGDAHLSNFGVFGSPERKLVFDINDFDETLPGPWEWDLKRLAASFEIGCRSRGFSRDERREVTVAAVRGYRERIHRAAESRVLDAWYDRLDADTLAEWVRTERLSGHAEKEQVKRTDSILAKARTRDSMKAFSKLVRVIDGELRIAGDPPLIVPVEDLAPFGRTRADDELAMRELLRDYRTTLPLARHPLEEFTYLHMARKVVGVGSVGTRAWIVLLRGRDDADPLLLQAKEAQASVLERFLAPSAYAHHGERVVRGQRMMQAASDIFLGWQRATGHDGVDRDFYLRQLHDWKGSFDIEASVPSGAKLYARVCGETLARAHARSGDRVAIAGYLGGSDRFDEAIADFAVAYADQNERDYRAFVAAVESGRLEAASEV, encoded by the coding sequence ATGAAGGCACGCCACGAGGCATCCGATGCCACCGGCACGGCAGGCGGACCCGCCACGCCGCCGCCGCCCGACCCGACCGACTTCGCGGCCCGAGCCGAGTGGGGACGCGTCGCGCGACGCCGCTCGCCGCGCGCCGACCACGCCGACTGGGCGCCCGCCGCCGACCGTCCCGACCCGGTGGCGCTGCTCGAGGAGCAGGCGACGAACCGGGTCGCCGAGCTCATCCCGATCCGGCACGCGCGCATGATGGTCTCGCCGTTCACGTTCTACCGCGGCGCGGCGCTGATCATGGCGGCCGATCTCGCGAAGACGGCCGACTCCGGCATCACGGCGCAGATCTGCGGCGACGCGCACCTCTCGAACTTCGGCGTCTTCGGCTCGCCTGAGCGCAAGCTCGTCTTCGACATCAACGACTTCGACGAGACCCTGCCGGGGCCGTGGGAATGGGACCTCAAGCGGCTCGCGGCGAGCTTCGAGATCGGCTGCCGATCGCGCGGCTTCTCTCGCGATGAACGCCGTGAGGTGACGGTCGCGGCCGTGCGCGGCTATCGCGAGCGGATACACCGTGCCGCCGAGTCCCGCGTGCTCGACGCCTGGTACGACCGCCTCGACGCCGACACGCTCGCCGAATGGGTGCGCACCGAGCGGCTCTCCGGCCACGCCGAGAAGGAGCAGGTCAAGCGCACCGACTCGATCCTCGCGAAAGCGAGGACGCGCGACAGCATGAAGGCCTTCTCGAAGCTCGTGCGCGTCATCGACGGCGAGCTGCGCATCGCCGGGGACCCGCCGCTCATCGTGCCGGTCGAGGACCTCGCGCCGTTCGGCCGCACGCGCGCCGATGACGAGCTGGCCATGCGCGAGCTGCTGCGCGACTACCGCACGACGCTGCCGCTGGCGAGGCATCCGCTCGAGGAGTTCACCTACCTGCACATGGCACGCAAGGTCGTGGGTGTCGGCAGCGTCGGCACCAGGGCGTGGATCGTGCTGCTGCGCGGTCGTGACGATGCAGACCCGCTGCTGCTCCAGGCCAAGGAGGCGCAGGCATCGGTGCTCGAGCGCTTCCTCGCACCGAGTGCGTACGCCCATCACGGCGAACGCGTCGTACGCGGGCAGCGGATGATGCAGGCGGCCAGCGACATCTTCCTCGGCTGGCAGCGCGCCACCGGCCACGACGGCGTCGATCGCGACTTCTACCTGCGCCAGTTGCACGACTGGAAGGGGTCGTTCGACATCGAGGCCAGCGTGCCGTCGGGCGCGAAGCTGTATGCGCGAGTCTGCGGCGAGACGCTCGCGCGAGCCCACGCCCGATCGGGCGACCGGGTCGCGATCGCCGGTTACCTCGGCGGCAGCGACCGCTTCGACGAGGCGATCGCGGACTTCGCGGTGGCGTACGCCGACCAGAACGAACGTGACTACCGAGCGTTCGTCGCGGCCGTGGAATCGGGTCGGCTGGAGGCGGCGTCCGAGGTGTAG
- a CDS encoding MFS transporter, producing MKKWSVVAILGAAQFVMVLDGTVMNVSISTVVDDLDTTVTAMQAAITFYTLTMASLMLLGAKLGDVWGRRRAFVIGSCIYALGSLMTALSPNVQVLFLGWSVIEGVGAVLVIPAVAALIADNYEGTDRITAFAVIGAVSGAAVAAGPLIGGFLTTYASWRYVFVGEVVIMLFVVLFTRVIRDRTARQTAHIDVWSVLLSAIGLVFVVFGMLQSKTWGWITPLHSPEIGGVEIAPLGISLCAWLIVAGAGLLALFVRRQRHLSAAGRQPLVDVELFRIARLRSGLAVLGAQYAITAGLFFMVPVYLQMTLGLDALETGLKIFPLSISLILFSIVGTRLSRLWSPRRIVRIGQIALVLSSILLLASVDLELQNFAFGFGMFVAGAALGLLASQLGNVNMSSVSESQTSEVGGLQGVFQNLGSSLGTALIGSVLIGALASTFALGVSSSELSAETKALVSEQTESGVAILPAADVADIAKEAGLDETESAELTRIYTDSQISSLHTAFFALIVIAFFALFFSRGIPTEVMGRKSEKADAPPVT from the coding sequence ATGAAGAAGTGGTCGGTGGTCGCCATCCTGGGCGCCGCGCAGTTCGTGATGGTGCTCGACGGCACGGTCATGAACGTCTCGATCTCGACCGTCGTCGACGATCTCGACACCACGGTCACCGCGATGCAGGCCGCGATCACGTTCTACACGCTCACGATGGCCTCGCTCATGCTGCTCGGCGCGAAACTCGGCGACGTGTGGGGGCGGCGCCGCGCGTTCGTCATCGGCTCGTGCATCTACGCGCTCGGTTCGCTCATGACCGCCCTCAGCCCGAACGTGCAGGTGCTGTTCCTCGGCTGGTCGGTCATCGAGGGCGTCGGGGCGGTGCTCGTGATCCCCGCCGTCGCCGCGCTCATCGCCGACAACTACGAGGGCACCGACCGCATCACCGCGTTCGCGGTCATCGGCGCGGTGTCGGGCGCCGCGGTCGCCGCCGGCCCGCTCATCGGCGGCTTCCTCACGACCTACGCGAGCTGGCGGTACGTGTTCGTCGGCGAGGTCGTCATCATGTTGTTCGTCGTGCTGTTCACGCGGGTCATCCGCGACCGCACCGCGCGGCAGACCGCGCACATCGACGTCTGGAGCGTGCTGCTCTCGGCGATCGGACTCGTCTTCGTGGTGTTCGGCATGCTGCAGAGCAAGACCTGGGGCTGGATCACGCCGCTGCACTCGCCCGAGATCGGCGGCGTCGAGATCGCGCCGCTCGGAATCTCGCTCTGCGCGTGGCTGATCGTCGCCGGCGCTGGGCTCCTGGCGCTGTTCGTGCGGCGTCAACGCCATCTCTCCGCCGCAGGCCGGCAGCCGCTCGTCGACGTCGAGCTGTTCCGGATCGCGCGGCTCCGCAGCGGACTCGCAGTGCTCGGAGCGCAGTACGCGATCACGGCCGGCCTCTTCTTCATGGTGCCGGTGTACCTCCAGATGACGCTCGGCCTCGATGCGCTCGAGACGGGCCTCAAGATCTTCCCGCTCTCGATCTCGCTCATCCTCTTCTCCATCGTCGGCACGCGCCTCTCGCGGCTCTGGTCGCCGCGGCGCATCGTGCGCATCGGCCAGATCGCGCTCGTGCTGAGCTCGATCCTGCTGCTCGCCTCGGTCGACCTCGAGCTGCAGAACTTCGCGTTCGGCTTCGGCATGTTCGTGGCGGGCGCGGCGCTCGGCCTCCTCGCCTCGCAGCTCGGCAACGTCAACATGTCGAGCGTTTCCGAGTCGCAGACGAGCGAGGTCGGCGGCCTGCAGGGCGTCTTCCAGAACCTCGGCTCCTCGCTCGGCACCGCGCTCATCGGCTCGGTGCTGATCGGGGCGCTCGCCTCGACCTTCGCCCTCGGCGTCTCGTCGAGCGAGCTCTCGGCGGAGACGAAGGCGCTCGTCAGCGAGCAGACCGAATCCGGTGTCGCGATCCTCCCGGCCGCCGATGTCGCCGACATCGCGAAGGAGGCCGGCCTCGACGAGACCGAGAGCGCCGAGTTGACCCGCATCTACACCGACTCGCAGATCTCCTCGCTGCACACCGCGTTCTTCGCGCTCATCGTGATCGCGTTCTTCGCCCTCTTCTTCTCGCGGGGCATCCCCACCGAGGTCATGGGTCGGAAGTCCGAGAAAGCGGATGCCCCACCGGTGACGTGA
- a CDS encoding class II glutamine amidotransferase, producing the protein MILDAQHSLVAQSLDSPLGAETVNGDGFGFGWYPVGSEQGSLPSIFHSVEPAWNDENLREITDAVESPLFFSHVRAAAGPPIQRTNCHPFRYLNWLFMHNGVIHGFHELKRDLTFAVDRSLYPHIQGTTDSEVLFHLALTFGLLDDPIAGMRKAVQFVEEIGRARGVDHPMQGTIALADGATIWAFRYSSEGRSRTLFHSVDIPTLQEMYPDVPRLKLFGQRARVVVSEPLNDLPGAFLEVPESTVAILGTEGYHYEPFMARAVPA; encoded by the coding sequence GTGATCCTCGACGCGCAGCATTCGCTCGTCGCCCAGTCGCTGGACTCGCCGCTCGGTGCCGAGACGGTCAACGGCGACGGATTCGGGTTCGGCTGGTATCCCGTCGGCTCCGAGCAGGGCAGCCTGCCGTCGATCTTCCACAGCGTCGAACCCGCGTGGAACGACGAGAACCTGCGCGAGATCACGGATGCGGTCGAGAGTCCCTTGTTCTTCAGCCACGTCCGCGCGGCGGCCGGGCCGCCGATCCAGCGCACCAACTGCCACCCCTTCCGGTATCTCAACTGGCTCTTCATGCACAACGGGGTGATCCACGGGTTCCACGAGTTGAAGCGCGATCTCACCTTCGCCGTCGACCGCTCGCTCTACCCGCACATCCAGGGCACGACGGACTCCGAGGTGCTGTTCCATCTCGCCCTCACCTTCGGCCTCCTCGACGACCCGATCGCCGGTATGAGGAAGGCCGTGCAGTTCGTCGAGGAGATCGGCCGGGCGCGCGGTGTCGACCACCCGATGCAGGGCACGATCGCGCTCGCCGACGGCGCGACGATCTGGGCCTTCCGGTACTCCTCCGAGGGCAGGTCGCGCACGCTCTTCCACTCCGTCGACATCCCGACGTTGCAGGAGATGTACCCGGATGTCCCGCGCCTGAAGCTCTTCGGCCAGCGGGCGCGCGTGGTGGTCTCCGAACCGCTCAACGACCTGCCCGGCGCCTTCCTCGAGGTGCCCGAGTCGACGGTCGCGATCCTCGGCACCGAGGGTTACCACTACGAGCCGTTCATGGCGCGCGCCGTGCCGGCCTGA
- a CDS encoding serine hydrolase domain-containing protein — MAGQTKVARRRGILAVLLVGVLGLSGCTGGSVDPLAALDPVDTAFGSELSDQLQAVLDEAVRLSGSSGGVAGAWSPWSGEWTGTSGTVDFGEKSRPVSTDTEFHLGTLTSEVTCTVLLRLVEDGRVALDDQVSKYVDWVPGLDGITLGHLCAHTSGIADYYPGLKSNFVSNPERIWPANELLSSGLALPRVAAPGEQWAESRTGVLLLSMALERSTGRTWNDLAAQYVLDPLGLEDTSLPAPTDTDLDGALGAYSAALATNGKADCAVIRDDSDQSSSMGGGAAGAVSSLDDTRRLSAAFATGALLDEATARKQWTPIPLGGETPAWQSWGLGGAEYGPMRGLAGESPGALTAAFTDPETGLTVVVALNNSTSGGAFVREVAFALASLASKAPPAAEHEQPLVELPWSFEQATTKMNELATCPAPDPAAEPAPEG; from the coding sequence GTGGCTGGCCAGACCAAGGTCGCACGTAGGCGGGGGATTCTCGCCGTACTGCTCGTCGGAGTGCTCGGACTGTCCGGGTGCACCGGCGGTTCCGTCGACCCGTTGGCGGCGCTCGACCCGGTCGACACCGCCTTCGGCAGTGAGCTCTCCGACCAGCTGCAGGCGGTGCTCGACGAAGCCGTGCGGCTCAGCGGTTCGAGCGGCGGCGTGGCAGGGGCATGGTCGCCGTGGTCGGGCGAGTGGACGGGCACCTCGGGCACCGTCGACTTCGGCGAGAAGTCCCGACCCGTCAGCACCGACACCGAGTTCCACCTCGGAACGCTCACGAGCGAGGTGACGTGCACCGTGCTGTTGCGCCTCGTCGAAGACGGACGTGTGGCGCTCGACGACCAGGTCTCGAAGTACGTCGACTGGGTGCCCGGACTCGACGGCATCACGCTCGGCCATCTCTGCGCGCACACCTCGGGCATCGCCGACTACTACCCGGGACTGAAGAGCAATTTCGTGTCGAATCCCGAGCGCATCTGGCCGGCCAACGAGCTGCTCTCGAGCGGGCTCGCGCTGCCGCGCGTCGCTGCTCCGGGCGAGCAGTGGGCGGAGTCGCGCACCGGGGTGCTGCTGCTGTCGATGGCGCTCGAGCGCAGCACGGGCCGCACCTGGAACGATCTCGCCGCGCAGTACGTGCTGGATCCGCTCGGACTCGAGGACACGTCGTTGCCGGCGCCGACCGACACCGACCTCGACGGCGCACTCGGCGCCTACTCGGCCGCACTCGCCACGAACGGCAAGGCCGACTGCGCCGTCATCCGCGATGACTCCGATCAGTCGAGTTCGATGGGCGGCGGCGCGGCGGGCGCGGTGTCGAGTCTCGACGACACGCGTCGTCTCAGCGCCGCGTTCGCGACCGGTGCGCTGCTCGACGAGGCGACGGCACGCAAGCAGTGGACCCCCATCCCGTTGGGCGGCGAGACTCCCGCGTGGCAGAGCTGGGGGCTCGGTGGCGCGGAGTACGGTCCGATGCGCGGCCTCGCCGGTGAGTCGCCCGGTGCCTTGACCGCCGCATTCACCGACCCCGAGACCGGCCTCACGGTCGTCGTCGCCCTGAACAACTCGACCTCCGGTGGAGCCTTCGTCCGGGAGGTCGCCTTCGCCCTCGCATCCCTCGCGTCGAAGGCGCCGCCTGCCGCCGAGCACGAGCAGCCGCTCGTCGAACTGCCCTGGTCGTTCGAGCAGGCGACGACCAAGATGAACGAACTGGCCACGTGTCCGGCACCGGATCCCGCGGCCGAACCGGCGCCCGAGGGCTGA
- a CDS encoding ATP-dependent DNA helicase, translating into MQNVTLSREQAAVFQAIEGTREHVFVTGRAGTGKSTLLNHLNWNTQKQIVICAPTGVAALNVGGQTIHSLFRLPIGVIADHDIEQNDTVRKILNAMDTLVIDEVSMVNADLLDAMDRSLRQARQRPLEPFGGAQVVLFGDPYQLAPVPGDADERAYFADTYDSMWFFDAKVWRETDLRIFELGEIHRQHDDEFKHMLNAVRHGMVTAEIAGVLNSVGARRPLPEQGAITLATRNDTVNRINRTQLHRLPGQSQGNEAEVNGDFGGRAFPADENLELKLGAQVMFLRNDTAIGPEGQRWVNGTIGTVTSLDRVVRVDVGGEEHEVEQVTWEKYKYTWDPIRKKLEKQIVAEFTQFPLKLAWAVTIHKSQGASYDTAIVDLGQRVFSPGQTYVALSRLTSLDGLYLERPLRPSDIIVDRNVERFMSGADREITAQQR; encoded by the coding sequence GTGCAGAACGTCACCCTCAGCCGAGAACAGGCCGCGGTGTTCCAGGCCATCGAGGGCACGCGCGAGCACGTCTTCGTCACCGGTCGCGCCGGCACCGGCAAGTCGACCCTGCTGAACCACCTGAACTGGAACACGCAGAAGCAGATCGTGATCTGCGCGCCGACCGGCGTCGCCGCGCTGAACGTCGGCGGCCAGACGATCCATTCGCTCTTCCGGCTGCCGATCGGGGTCATCGCCGACCACGACATCGAGCAGAACGACACGGTGCGCAAGATCCTGAACGCGATGGACACGCTCGTGATCGACGAGGTCTCGATGGTCAACGCCGACCTGCTCGACGCGATGGACCGATCGCTCCGCCAGGCCAGGCAGCGCCCGCTCGAGCCGTTCGGGGGAGCGCAGGTCGTGCTCTTCGGCGACCCGTACCAACTCGCACCCGTGCCGGGCGACGCCGACGAGCGCGCCTACTTCGCGGACACCTACGACTCGATGTGGTTCTTCGACGCGAAGGTCTGGCGCGAGACCGACCTGCGCATCTTCGAGCTCGGCGAGATCCACCGCCAGCACGACGACGAGTTCAAGCACATGCTGAACGCGGTGCGGCACGGCATGGTGACCGCCGAGATCGCGGGCGTGCTCAACAGCGTCGGCGCGCGGCGGCCGTTGCCCGAGCAGGGCGCCATCACCCTCGCGACCCGCAACGACACCGTCAACCGCATCAACCGCACGCAGCTGCACCGGTTGCCCGGCCAGTCGCAGGGCAACGAGGCCGAGGTGAACGGCGACTTCGGCGGGCGGGCGTTCCCCGCCGACGAGAACCTCGAGCTGAAGCTCGGTGCGCAGGTCATGTTCCTCCGCAACGACACCGCGATCGGGCCCGAGGGCCAACGGTGGGTGAACGGCACCATCGGCACCGTCACCTCGCTCGATCGCGTCGTGCGCGTCGATGTCGGCGGCGAGGAGCACGAGGTCGAGCAGGTCACGTGGGAGAAGTACAAGTACACCTGGGACCCGATCCGCAAGAAGCTCGAGAAGCAGATCGTCGCCGAGTTCACGCAGTTCCCGCTGAAACTGGCCTGGGCGGTGACCATCCACAAGTCGCAGGGCGCGAGCTACGACACGGCGATCGTCGACCTCGGTCAGCGAGTCTTCAGCCCCGGGCAGACGTATGTGGCGCTGAGTCGTCTCACGTCGCTCGATGGGCTCTACCTCGAGCGACCGCTGCGACCGAGCGACATCATCGTCGACCGCAACGTCGAGCGGTTCATGTCGGGGGCCGATCGCGAGATCACCGCGCAGCAGCGCTGA